A stretch of DNA from Desulfovibrio sp. Huiquan2017:
TGCCCGGGGGCGACCCGGTTGCGGCCCCGCGCGTCATCCCGGCCTTGCCCGACCGCGAGGGGCTGGCCATCCCGGCCCAGGTCAATTACGTGGGCAAGGGATGCGGCCTGACCGAACACGGCATCGTCCTTACCGGCGCGGCCCAGGTGGTCAACAAGCTCGTCCGCACCGGCTATCTTTGGGAAAAGGTCCGCGTCCAGGGCGGGGCCTACGGCGCGTTCTGCATCATGGACCGCCTGGCCGGAGCCCTGGCCTTCGTCTCCTACCGCGATCCCAACGTGGCCGAGACCGTCAAGGCCTTCGACGGCCTGGCCGACTATCTTGAAACCGTGCGCGTCGACGGGGACGAACTGGAAAAATCCATCATCGGGGCCATCGGCGAGATCGACGCCTATCAACTGCCCGACGCCAAAGGCTTCACCGCCTTGGGCCGTTATCTGACCAACCAGGACGAAGGCTACCTGCAAGCCGTGCGCGAGCAGGCCCTGGCGGCCTCGGAGCAGGACTTCCGCGAACTGGCCCAGGCCGTGCGCGTGGTCGCCGAGAACGGTCATGTCTGCGTGCTCGGCGATTCCCTGGCCATGGAAAACAGCGGCCTGGACCTGGCCATTCAGCAGGTCTTGTAGAGAAGAATGTCTTGGGCGGCCGGGGAAGGGAGGGAAACCCCTTTGAAACGGGGTGTTCCCTCCCTTCCCCCGGGCCCCCATTCCCAAAAAGTTGGGAACTATCCCCTTAACTCCCAGGGAAAAACCAGGCGCTGAAAGCCGCTTCGCGGCGAAAATCAAAATGATTTCGCCTCCGGCGGGCAAGGACTCGCGCCCTTGCATCCCGTTTTTGCGCCTTCGGCGCGATTTTTCCCCCACCACATGGCTTTTCGCCTGCAAAAAGGGCGTTAACTATATAAATCCCAAAAGGTTGGGGCAATCAAGCTGTGCCTCGTCTGCCGGAGGCATCCCATTCCGCCATGACAACCGCAAAAAAGGGCGCACCGTCACACGATGCGCCCTGTCGTTCGAGGTGGTCGGGCCTTATTCCAGGCCCATGCCCGGGTGGTGGGCCGGATAGTCCATGGCCTCCTTGTGGCAGACCGTGCAGTTGCCGCCCGCGCCCAGGGGCTGCGCCTCGTCCATGTATTGCAGGGGCAACACGTTGTCGCGCGGCGTGGCCGGGTAGATGGCGTGGGGCGAGCCGTGGCATGCGCCGCAGTGCATGGCGTCCATCTCGTCGCGCCGGGCGGCGAACAGGGAGTCCGCGTCCTTGGTCCAGACGTTGAAGGCCGAATCCGTCTCGGGGGGGGCGAAGTCCTTGTGGCAGGTCAGGCAGTCGGGCTCGTTGACCCATGGCCTACGTGGTTTGACGGCCTGCTTGTTGGACATGGTCCTGGGGGTTATCCGGGCCAGGATGCGGCCCGCGCCGGGCACGTTCCGGTCCATTTCCGCCTTGAGCAGGGAGATGGCCAGGTCTTCGATCATGCCGTGGCAGTCGGTGCAGGTGAAGCCCACGGCTTCGTGCTGTCCGCGCAGGGTCGATTGCGGATGGCACTTGAGGCAGGAGCTTTCGGCCCCGCGTCCGGCCATGTAGATGGCGTGCACGCCGTGGATGGCGGCGGACAGGTTGGGCTTGTCGGCGTTGCCCTCGGCGTTCTGGATGGGGTCGTCGTGGCAGGTGATGCATTCGACCACGCCCTTGGTCTCGGCCAGGTGGGTGGAGTTCATGCGGTCGTGGGTGGCCAGGATGTTCTCCACCGTGGCCGAGGTCACGCCCGAGCCGTCCCGCTTCCATTCGCCGCTGTGACAGTTGAAGCAGCCCATCTGGTCCGAGGTGGGCGCGGCGAGCCGGGCCGTGGCCAGGACCGCGCCGGAGGCGTCCCGGGCGGTCAGGGTAACGATGGGCAGGGGGTTGTATTCACCGTCCTTGGCATAGGGCGGGATGGCTACTTTGGCCTCGAAGCGGCCCGCGTCCGCGTTGGGTTCGAGGCTGCCGGTCAGGGTCTTGTCGTCCTGGTCGGGCTCGATGGCGTAGTCGATGGTCACATCGTCCATAACCCGCTCGGGCGAGGGATCGCGGCGCACGAGCTGGGCGCGGATGACGTTGGACGGCGGCAGCAGGGTCCATTTGTCGTTTTGGGAGAAGAAGCCCATGCCGCGCGAACACCAGGCCACCAGGGTGTATTCCGAGGTCTCGGGGTCGAAGGGCGCGGACGCGGGTTCGGCCTGTTCCGGGACCGGCGCGGCCTCCGCCGGGGCGTAGCCGTTCAGATCCTCGGCGACGTACCGGGCCAGGGCCATGCGTTCCTCGGAGGTGCCGATGAACGGGGGCATGTATTTGTTCAGTTTGCCCATGCCGGTCAGGAAGGCGTCCATGCCGTTCACATCGTACTGGACGGTGCGTTTGGTGATCTCGTTCATGGGGCCGTGTATCGAATGGCAGGCCGAGCATTCGAGCTGGAAGAGGAACGCGCCTGCGATCTTGACGTTGGCGTCGGTGATGCCCTGGGCCAGTTCGGGCGGGGCCCACTTGGCCGAGGCGATGGCCCCCTTCTGGTTGATGACCGGCACATGGGCCTTGAGGATGGAGGAGGAATAGACCGTATCCCAGATGAGGTACGGCTTGCGGCCCGCCTCGCGGATGAATTCGAAGGAGCCGAACAGCCCCTGACCGACCAGCAGGACCACCAGGGCCATGGTGAAGGACAGGGATTTGGGGGTCTTCAGGGCCAGGAGCAGGCCACCGATGAGGGTGGCCGTGCCGAAGATCCAGAAGTACTGCATGAAGTGGGCGACGCGGTTGGACTTGTAGACGATCATTTCGTACTGCTCGGGCGGCATGGCGGCCACGTACCACCAACCGGACAGGAACACGGCCAGTACGCCGAGCACGGTCCAGGCCGAGCAGACCCGGACGGTGCGCAGCCGGGTGGCCTCGTCCGGGATACGCGTGGCCGTGACGAAGCCGAACAGGCCCGCGCATACGGCCGAGAAAAAGGTGCGGAAGACCAGGGACGGCCAGAAGGACGGGTTGAAGAAGCCGTGCCAGAAGTCCTTGGTCTCCAGCCACTGGCCCGGAGTGAGCATGAAGCCGATGATCCCGTTGATCAGGAAGAGCGACAGCCAGCCGAACAGGAAGTAGAGCCAGCCCACGATCATGTGGTCGCGGCGGTCCATCTCGTTCCAGGCATAATAGTAGATGATCAGGGCCAGGATTTCGCCCAGGAAGCAGACCCATTCGGCCGCCCATCCGAAGACGAACTGGTGGATGAGGGTGATGGTCGCCTCGGGCGCGAGCAGGGCCACGGTCAGCCAGATGGCCACGCCGGACACGCCGCCGAAGGCCATGGTCAGGAGCAGGAAGAAGCGGGTGTGCTTCCTGGCGTACTCAAGCAGGTGGATGTTGTTCGATTTGTAGGCCGCCCGTTCGGTCAGGACCAGGAACAGGCCGCCGCCCACGGCGAAGTGGGCCACGTAGACGTGCAGGGTGGCGATGACGGCGATCCAGAATCCGCCGCCGAGAGTGGTCAGGTGCCAGATGGGATATTCCATGATCTACGCCCTCCCCTGCCGCGATTTGAAATAGAGTTTGAGCATGTAGGCCATGAGTCCTCCGCCCGCGACCACGAAGCCGAGGAAGAGATAGAAAGAGCCGTATTGGTTGGTCACCGGCACGGATTCAATTTTGAACCAAGGTGCCAGGTACAGGGTTCGCACCCAGTGCCGGGCGCAGGCCATGAAGAATACGGTGATGACCGCCCAGACGGCCGTCCGTCGAGGGTCGCCGTGGAATCCCCGGTAGAGCATGACGCCCGCCGACAAAAGCGCGGCGGCGAGGGTCAGGCTGGCTGGCAGGTTTTTGCCCATGAAAGCCAGCAATACGCGGTCGGGCAGGGCCACGAGGAACCAGACGCCCACGGCCAGATTGACCACGGTCGCCCGAAAGAACCACGTCATGCCGGTCTCCACGAATCCGTCATTGCCCTGGTGCCGTCCGAGCAGGGCCACGAACAGGCCGCCCACGGCCAGGGCCCCGACCATCATGTGCAGGAACCGGGGGTACAGGGCCGGGTCGCGCCAGTTGAGGAATCCCGCGTAGCCGTCGAAATAAGAATGCCAGCCGCCGGGCTCGAGCATGAGGGTCATGTTGTTGGAGAACATGAACCCCACATAGACGATGCCGAGCACGGACGAGCCGAACAGGGCGAGCCGCATGCCCGCGCCCATGGTCTCGAATTTGAACTTGTACAGGTAGAAGCCGTAGTATGAATAAAGGAGCACGAAGACCACGGCCAGCCACCAGCCGCCCATGAGCACGGAGCTGACGTAGTCGAAATTGCCGTAGTTGACCTGAAGGAAGAGCAGCGGGGCGACACCCAGGTTGATGGTCAGGGCGAGCAGGGGGGGCAGCTTCATGCCCACTTCGCGGATGAGCCCGCTGCGGCCGCGCACCGCCTGGACCAGGCCGATGGCCGCGGACCCGAGCATGGCGTTCATGAACAACACATGAGCCGCAAAGGTGACGATGAGCAGAACATCGAACCAGGCCCAATGAATGGGTATGGGTTCGGCCATGGGAATCAGGGAAGCGGGATTCACGGCGACACTCCTTATGGCAATGCTGATACAATATAGACCCTATAGGCGATTTCCCGGATAGGCACAACCAAGCCTCGCATTTTGCGTCGGTGCGCGGTATTGATTTTCTCTCTGATTATAATTGATTGCAACCTTGTGCTTGTTACCTTTTTTTTGAACTCAACTATCGAAGCAGAGGGGGAATTTCATGAAGATAGGACCCAAGCTGACCCTTCTCGGCACCGCCTTGGTAGGCACCACGGCAGCCGGAATCCTCGCCATTCTTTTGTGGCAGAGCTCCAAAGTTTCCGAAACCCTGACAACCCATTTCGACCTTCAGGCCCAGGCCGAGATGACTCTGGCCGTGGGCGACGCCCGCAACCTGCTTGATACCCAACACGCCACTCTGGGAAAACAGCTCGAAAGCGACATGCGCGTAGTCTTGGATATGGAGCGGCGCGGCGGCGGGCTGGACCTGTTGCCCGAGACCGTGGAATGGCAGGCGATCAACCAGATCAGCAAGGCCTCTTCCTCCGTGACCCTGCCCCGGATGGCTCTGGGGGCCACCTGGCTCGGCCGGAACAGCGATCCGAACACGCCCACTCCCCTGGTGGACGAGATCATGAAGCTGACAGGGACCACCTGCACGGTCTTCCAGACCATGAACGAGAACGGCGACCTGTTGCGCGTGGCCACCAATATTCTCAAGACCGACGGCAAACGGGCCGTGGGCACCTTCATCCCCGGCTCTTCGCCCGTGGCCCGGACCGTCAAATCCGGCGAGACCTACCGGGGCACGGCCTTCGTGGTCAACGCCTGGTATCTGACCCAGTACCGGCCCATCAGGGATGCGTCCGGCAAGATCATCGGCTGCCTGTACGTGGGCATCCTCCAGGAGGGCGTGGAGCAGTTGCGCCAGGCCTTCAAGAACGTGCGGCTTGGCCGCACGGGCTTTTTGACCGTGTTCGGCGGCTCCGGTTCGTCCGAGGGTGTGATCAAGATGCACAGGGACGACAAGGCCGAGGGCGGCAACATCCTGACCGAGACCGACGCTTCGGGCGGGCCCGTGTACAAGAATCTTGCGGCCAAGGCCAAGGAAGCGGGCGGTGAGGTGGTCACCATCGAGACCGAGCTGGCCTCGCCCCAGGGGCCCCGCCCGACCATCCTCAGCGCCGTATACTTCAAGCCCTGGGATTGGGTTATCCTCGGCACCGGCTATCTCGATGAATTCATGGAGGGCGAGCGGGCCACCTCGCGCGCGCTCGACGCCACCAATTGGTGGACCGTGGGCATCGGCGGAGTCATGCTCCTGCTGGGCATGTTCGCCTTTATCGTCTTTGCCCGCAAACTGAGCGGGACCATCGGCGCGACCGTAACGGTCATGGGCGCCATCAACCAGGGCGACCTGGACGTGCCCCGGCTTCCCGCGCGTACGGGCCGCATGCGCGACGAGATGGACGAGCTCGGCGAAGCGGTCAACGCCATGGGCGAAAAGTTGCGTGAGGTGGTCTCCCAGGTCCAGGCGGCGGCCCAGTCCGTGACCCTGGGCAGCGGCGAACTGACCGGTACCTCCCAGGCCCTGGCCGAAGGCGCGGCCAACCAGGCCAGCGCCGTGGAGGAGGTCTCCGCCTCCATGGAAGAGATGACCTCCAACATCGAACAGAACACGGACCACGCCCGGGAAACCGAGGAGATCGCCCGCCAGGCCGCGAGCGACGCCGAAGAGGGCGGCCAGTCCGTGAACCAGACCATGGAGGCCATGCGGCAGATCGCGGACAAGATCGCCATCATCGAGGAGATCGCGCGCCAGACCAACCTCCTTGCCCTCAATGCGGCCATCGAGGCCGCCCGGGCGGGTGAACACGGCAAGGGCTTTGCCGTGGTCGCCGCCGAGGTGCGCAAGCTGGCCGAGCGCAGCGGCGTGGCCGCGGCCGAGATCAGCGAACTGTCCGCCCATTCCGTGAGCATCGCCGAACAGGCCGGAGCCATGCTCGACAAGATGGTCCCGGACATCACCCGTACCGCCGAGCTCATTCGCGAGATATCCCAGAGTTCCGACGAGCAGAACGCGGGAGCCACCCAGATCAAGGACGCGGTCCTCGAATTGGATCGTGTGGTCCAGCAGAACGCCGCCGAGTCCGAACACGTGGCCGCCGCTTCCCAGACCCTGTCCTCATATGCCCTGCAACTGCAACGGATTATCGGCTACTTCCGCCTGGCAGCCGCGTCCGCCGTTGCGCCCCGG
This window harbors:
- a CDS encoding cytochrome ubiquinol oxidase subunit I; protein product: MEYPIWHLTTLGGGFWIAVIATLHVYVAHFAVGGGLFLVLTERAAYKSNNIHLLEYARKHTRFFLLLTMAFGGVSGVAIWLTVALLAPEATITLIHQFVFGWAAEWVCFLGEILALIIYYYAWNEMDRRDHMIVGWLYFLFGWLSLFLINGIIGFMLTPGQWLETKDFWHGFFNPSFWPSLVFRTFFSAVCAGLFGFVTATRIPDEATRLRTVRVCSAWTVLGVLAVFLSGWWYVAAMPPEQYEMIVYKSNRVAHFMQYFWIFGTATLIGGLLLALKTPKSLSFTMALVVLLVGQGLFGSFEFIREAGRKPYLIWDTVYSSSILKAHVPVINQKGAIASAKWAPPELAQGITDANVKIAGAFLFQLECSACHSIHGPMNEITKRTVQYDVNGMDAFLTGMGKLNKYMPPFIGTSEERMALARYVAEDLNGYAPAEAAPVPEQAEPASAPFDPETSEYTLVAWCSRGMGFFSQNDKWTLLPPSNVIRAQLVRRDPSPERVMDDVTIDYAIEPDQDDKTLTGSLEPNADAGRFEAKVAIPPYAKDGEYNPLPIVTLTARDASGAVLATARLAAPTSDQMGCFNCHSGEWKRDGSGVTSATVENILATHDRMNSTHLAETKGVVECITCHDDPIQNAEGNADKPNLSAAIHGVHAIYMAGRGAESSCLKCHPQSTLRGQHEAVGFTCTDCHGMIEDLAISLLKAEMDRNVPGAGRILARITPRTMSNKQAVKPRRPWVNEPDCLTCHKDFAPPETDSAFNVWTKDADSLFAARRDEMDAMHCGACHGSPHAIYPATPRDNVLPLQYMDEAQPLGAGGNCTVCHKEAMDYPAHHPGMGLE
- a CDS encoding methyl-accepting chemotaxis protein; the encoded protein is MKIGPKLTLLGTALVGTTAAGILAILLWQSSKVSETLTTHFDLQAQAEMTLAVGDARNLLDTQHATLGKQLESDMRVVLDMERRGGGLDLLPETVEWQAINQISKASSSVTLPRMALGATWLGRNSDPNTPTPLVDEIMKLTGTTCTVFQTMNENGDLLRVATNILKTDGKRAVGTFIPGSSPVARTVKSGETYRGTAFVVNAWYLTQYRPIRDASGKIIGCLYVGILQEGVEQLRQAFKNVRLGRTGFLTVFGGSGSSEGVIKMHRDDKAEGGNILTETDASGGPVYKNLAAKAKEAGGEVVTIETELASPQGPRPTILSAVYFKPWDWVILGTGYLDEFMEGERATSRALDATNWWTVGIGGVMLLLGMFAFIVFARKLSGTIGATVTVMGAINQGDLDVPRLPARTGRMRDEMDELGEAVNAMGEKLREVVSQVQAAAQSVTLGSGELTGTSQALAEGAANQASAVEEVSASMEEMTSNIEQNTDHARETEEIARQAASDAEEGGQSVNQTMEAMRQIADKIAIIEEIARQTNLLALNAAIEAARAGEHGKGFAVVAAEVRKLAERSGVAAAEISELSAHSVSIAEQAGAMLDKMVPDITRTAELIREISQSSDEQNAGATQIKDAVLELDRVVQQNAAESEHVAAASQTLSSYALQLQRIIGYFRLAAASAVAPRAEVSVKRPKAKPLSAHSAPSDAPKAVPPASPSAPQDAGGMDLDMDGDEFEKF